The following are encoded together in the Astyanax mexicanus isolate ESR-SI-001 chromosome 8, AstMex3_surface, whole genome shotgun sequence genome:
- the zgc:194930 gene encoding uncharacterized protein zgc:194930, whose protein sequence is MGCRCCRMIKSYIYDPSVPVDGHGYKQDPSSNSLVPPYQCHRIPDDVHHKKQGFHNLGYTSNTSPTKLDIDNNHINRLHANNQARSNLPQATGGDSSLYILQPEGEGAPIRTSSAVVPSAPPIYSIPVQATEPGKRTERFRDSGLGNGGMTDGNDGSDGYLCGQDEEDEEDGRRRRTAETPDYVGDTADEESVISVDIHTSSTSLSSADTKLVVDDRVQEDSSLSRRERMREKDTEDSVSVTDSMVAEALAALEAATAGEDYE, encoded by the exons ATGGGGTGCAGATGCTGTAGGATGATAAAAAG ttacatCTACGACCCATCGGTCCCTGTAGATGGTCACGGATACAAGCAGGACCCGTCCAGCAACTCCTTAGTACCTCCTTACCAGTGTCACAGAATACCAGACGATGTCCACCACAAGAAACAAGGTTTCCACAACCTGGGCTATACGAGCAACACCAGCCCCACCAAACTCGACATCGACAACAACCACATAAACAGGCTTCATGCTAACAACCAGGCCAGGTCCAACCTGCCTCAGGCAACAGGGGGCGACTCTAGCCTCTATATCCTGCAGCCTGAGGGGGAAGGAGCCCCCATAAGAACTTCTTCCGCTGTCGTTCCAAGTGCACCGCCGATATACAGCATCCCAGTGCAGGCGACCGAACCCGGTAAGCGAACAGAGAGGTTCAGAGACTCCGGCCTTGGGAATGGGGGCATGACTGACGGAAACGATGGATCGGACGGATACTTGTGTGGACAGGACGAAGAGGACGAAGAAGATGGACGGAGACGGAGGACAGCAGAAACTCCAGACTACGTTGGAGACACGGCTGATGAGGAGAGTGTGATCTCAGTGGACATTCACACTAGCAGCACCAGCCTCTCATCAGCTGACACCAAGCTTGTGGTGGACGACAGAGTGCAGGAAGACTCGTCCCTTtccaggagagagagaatgagggagaaagACACTGAGGACTCTGTAAGTGTCACGGACTCTATGGTAGCCGAGGCACTCGCTGCTTTAGAGGCAGCCACTGCAGGAGAGGATTATGAATGA